GACCCTCAAAAGGCACATGTTCAACAATATGTATCTGCATAAAGAAATGATTAAAGTATAAGCCAGAAGGCTACTAACACCAGCATGGATCCATAGAAAAAATACTGAACTTTCTGCATTCGATCAGTCCGCAGTAGCAGGGACAGAAAATTTCCTGCCATAGTCCATACCACATGAGCTGAAGCCGATAAAAGCACCACAGCTATTGTGAGCACTACAACCTGATGGGCCAGCTTGCCGGATGGATTGAAAAACTGGGAATACATAAGTATCAGTGCAAAAATGAGTTTCGGGTTCAGTGCACTGATGACTATTCCTGTAAAATATCCGGGAGACTGAACCGTCACAGTATTGTCTTTCTTCATTCCGGCCCGGAAGAATCCGTAAGCCAGCCAAAGAATATAGATGCAGCCGGCAATGCGGAAATACTTCATCAACCAGGGATTATGAATGAACAGTTCTCCTATGCCCGTACCGGCCATTATGCTGTACAGGGCAATGATTGTATTGATGCCCAGAATCAGTGGCAGGGTTTTGCGAAAGCCATAGGCCGCCCCGCAGGAAGCACACATCAGATTATTCGGACCGGCACTGAAGGCCAGTGGAAACATGAGACCAAACCAGGGCAGAAACCACGTCATATCCATAAATTTCCGCAATCAGGCCAAAGGGTTTACCAGCAAATATACTTAAAACACAATGATTGCATCAGCCTGTTTTCATCTTCTTCTATACCAAAAACGATGATTTACAAGAAATAACATCGCCACCTGCAAACTGTACAATCATTGACGCATTCTTTTGTTTGTTCCTGATCTCTTTTTGCTTTGAATAAAAATGTAACGAATTCGTTTTTCGTACGTCATATAGTCAGAAAACAGACAAAAAAATTCCATGCGTATCAATCTTCTGCCAAACGAGACGGTGGTCAAGGCCTCTGAAGGCAAGCACCACAACGGAAAGGGCGCTGTGAGCGGAAAACTGATTCTTACCAACCAGCGCCTCCTCTTTACCGATACTGAAAATGCACAAATTCTCCTCAGCATTTTTCCTTCCTGCATTCAGGAAGTACTTCCTTTCCGCAATGGTTTTTTTACCGCAAAAGGATTGCAGGTTGTTCTGAAAGACGGAAATGCCATGCGGTTTACGATGGGAAACATCAGTGACTGGACACGGCTCATTAATAAGATGTACTAATTTTCTATTTTAGCAGCAAAATTTGCTGTGTGAAAAAAATTCCGGTTTTTCTTTTTCTGTGCATTCTTGCCTCCTGCCAGTTTCCTGTATATTTTGAAAACACTTCGGTTCAACCCCTTACAATTGAAGTTTTGCGCCCGGCTACAGGCATATTTATTCCGCCGCCGGGAAAGATGCTTGTTTTTCCCGGGAATAAGGCTGAAACCCGCGTTTATGTAAACGGTGCAGAAGATACTTCTTTCAGGAATCTCAGTTTGGAAACACTTTTTGTAATTACCGACGGAGTGATCGAAAGGCTGGAGGACTCTCCTTCCCTTGTTCCTGTTGCCCTGCCTCCTGACAAAATCCCTGCGCCGGGTAGAAAACTGACCTGGGAACAGATTGATGCCCTGGCCGAACCGGACACGTGTGCCTCGGTACTCACCATCGATCAGAGCATTACAGTCAATGAAGCCTATACGGAGCAATCTTCATCCTTTTATTCCCTCGAATCGTACTTCACGGTAATAGCCGAAACAGAAATATATGTCCGCTGGACTTTTTAAGATCGCGAAAAGAGAATATTTGCATCAAAGGATACCACCATCCACACACGCCAGATGACAAACTGGTATCCAACGACTGAAGAAGCGTTCAATGAACTGCCCGCACCGGAAGATATCATAACCCAGACGGCCAGGGAAGCAGGTTATGTCATTGCTTCAACTCTTTCCCCTTTGTGGGAAACGGCTACCCGCTACTATTTCAGCGCAGGGTCTAAAGACATGCGGACAGCAGCCGGGTTTATTTCCTCAGGAGAATTTGCAAAAGCCGATTCCGTGTGGAGCTTCCTCGAAAACGCGCCCAGCAAAGGCATTGCTTACCATGCAGCCTATAACCGCATCATCATCGAGGAAATTAACGGCAATCTGGCTTCGGCAAGGGATAAGGCAGAGAATCTATGGAGAAAAAGCCGTATGACCGAAGCACAGAAGTACATGCAGTTGCTCGATAAGCGCCTGCAGGAACAGGAGATCATCCTCCGACAGATTGAGGCTGATTAAAGCAGGTCTATTTCCTGCGAACCTCGGGCCCTTCCACACCCGCATCAAAAATGAATTTCCAGCTTCCGTCGGGCATTTTCCTCCAAATTGTTACGTAGTACCCCTGGCGGACCGTATCAGGAGGGAAGTGCCGTGAAATCATCCAGTACCTGCCCCATGTATATCCAAGATCTTTTGATGAGGATGCCAGCGCGTGATCAGGTTTCCAGATGAGATTGCAGCAGGTATCAGGATTCCCGGCCAGAAATTCCAGCAAATTCTGCCTTCCGGTAAGAGGTTTTTGTTTCTGGCGAAGCAGGACAACATCGGGATGGGCAAAACGGGCAAATGCTTCATTGGATCCGTACTCTTCAGAAAAAGCTGAAAAGAGGCTGTCAGTAAACAACAAATCGCCCGCCGTATTCCTGCCTCCCCGGCACGAACTGAAGAGCATAAGAAAGGCAAAAACAGAAAGCAGAGCTGAAAAAAGAATCTTCATAATCGGAATTTCAAAAACAGGCATTGTCAGAATTTCTCGAACCGCACTATGTCGGCAAGTTTTTTCCGGGCTGTTGCATGCCGTTCCGGATCAGCCTGATCGGCCGGATATCCCAGGGGAAGAAGGACGACAGGCTCGATATGCGAAGGAAGGGAGAGAATTTCAGCACAACGCACAGCATCGAACTTGCAGACCCAGCAGGTTCCAAGACCGGCATCGGCTGCGGCAAGGGTCATATGGTCAACGGCAATGGCCACATCAATATCGCAATGGTCTTTCCCGTCATCGCGCTTCCACGACCGGCCGTGGTCGCCGCAGATAACAATAACACAGGGCGCCGATTCAATCCACGTCCTGTGATAACAGGCTTTCACCCTCTTAAGCTGTTCCTGCTCCCTGACAACAATAAAATACCAGGGCTGCAGATTGGCCGCCGAGGGAGCAATCCTGCCGGCTTCCAGCACCTTCATCAGATCCTTTTCATCAACCGCCCGGGGCTGAAAATTCCGGCATGAATAACGTAACCGTGCCAGTTCAAGAAAATTTTCCATAGGTTCAGAATTTTAATCGTGCATCCAGGGTGGTTCCTGTTACAACATAACAGGGACTGTCGCAGGATTCACTATCCAGATAGGTTTTGATCTTATGGCCGTTTACTACCTTGATTATCTTTCCGTTTTTCCGGTATTCAGCAACGGCTGTGTAAAGTTTTTTCGTTTTTACAAAAATGTAAAACGATTCGGTCGTAGCGGTATCCCGCGCAATTTCCTCGCCCGTATCGAAGGTGCCCTCATATATTGTAAGCGGCACCACAGGGTTTTCGCTGTTAATGGTAACCTTTACCTGAAGTTCCGCATCAGTAGGTTCCTCGGTGTAACACTCATCGCAATTAATAAAGAGGGGACGGTCGCAGCCGACACCGGGCAACAAAAGAAACAGGTACACCAAAAACAAGCGCAAAAATTTATTCATTTAGCCAGGGTATGATTTTTTTGCCTTTTTTATTGGAAGAAAGAGAAAAGGAATAGCGGGCTAAAATCTCCAGCCTTCCCGCGCCAACGGTTTGCACCGGCAAAGGAAGATAGGAATACCCGCATTTCATTTCCCAGTTTCCTTTTTTATAAAATATACCACCTGCACAGGTTACAAAGTACTTATTCAGTGGCCTTCGGGCAACTCCCGCATAGCGGCCCCATGTATATCCCATTCCGGATGATACAAAAATACCTGCCGAATAATCAGGTCTCCTGATTAGGTTAAAATTCCCGGCAAGTGTGCCCGACCAGATGTAACGACGCTCATTGAACTGATAGGTAATATTTTCCCGTGGTTCCGAAAGTACCGGCAAAAACCACGGACGCATATAAAGGGCCGACTGCAATTCCAGCCCGTAGCGGCGGTCTTTGAACCCAAGAAAAACACCCGGCATAATATCGTCGGCGTTGACAATAAATCCAACACCAGCTGATGCAGAACCAAAGGAAGGCAAAAAGGCCGGACGTGCCCCCGCTTTGTAAAGATATTTCCAGACATCCGAATGGCGGGGAACCAGGTCAATGGTTTTGCGGCTTATGGAGATCCATTGATTGACGTCACTTCCATGTTCGACAAACATCGGCACAAGGTTGAAATGCCCGTTTACCAATGCAACCGACAACGGATCGTATCCTTTATTGTTCAGAACCGTGGTACTTGCTCCTTTTTCCAGCAAAAGGGCGCACATGGCCGAATCACCCACAGAGGCTGCGGTCATAAGCGGAGTAAATCCCTGATTATCTGCAATATCAATACTATCCTTAATTTCAGCCAGGAGTTCAGCTGTTTCAAGAGAACCTGTCAGCGCTGCCACATGAAGCGCAGCATTTCCGTAGTTATCTTTCAGCGAAACATGCGCTCCGTAGTACAACAGAATATCGGCCATTTCATAAAGATTATAGGCTGCTGCGTACATCAAAGGAGTTGCTCCGTAATAATCGGGTATATCAGGGTCAGCACCATGCAAAAGCAGGTAATCGGCGACATAACCATGGTTAAACTTTATGGCGGCAGAAAGAGCAGTTCCACCGTCATCGGCCCGGTGATTACTATTTGCCCCTGCTTCGGCCAGCATCTTAACCACCGAAAGATATCCGTTCTGGCTGGCATATATCAGCGGGGTAACACCTTCCCATGTTTCAGCATCCACATCCGCCTTTCCGGCAATGAGGTAGGCCACCACAGCCGAATCACCTTTTTCGGCGGCCAGAATCAGATTGTAGTTTTTGTCGGAAGTAAACCAGCTTGTATCTATTCCGGCAAGATCGTTCTGCTGTGAAAATGACGCAAAAGCAAACAGAATCAGAAGCACGTCAGAAAGAACCATCTTTTTCAGAATCCTGCCGCAGTTCATAAGCTGTTGATGCAAAATCACGATGCAAGATAAGCAAAATCAGCTTTGAAAGCAGCCGGATAACTGTTTTTTGTTGCAAAAGGGTTGCCGTTGCTCTATAAAATAGCTGCGTTTATGGAATTGAAGTACTTCGCATCAAAGTATTCATTAAATTAGCCTTTTGGTGCGTTCCATAAAACAAAAGATCGGAAAAAAATCTGCAATATTCTCACTATGAATCGTTTGTTACAGATTGTCCTCCTGGCAGGTTTGCTAAGCCATGCCGGTGTATATGCGCAAAAAACCTACTACAGTTATCAGTCGGGCGACTGGGGAAATCCTTCCACATGGACTACGGATCCTTCGGGTACCCTGCTTGAAAACGAAGGTCTGCCGGAGAGTACCGACACGGTAGTAATTCTCAACGGGCGAAGGATATTTACCACTGCATCCCGCACTGTTGCAGCCCTGCATCTTTCAGCCGGTGCAGTTCTTGACCTGGGTACAACAACAGGCCATAATTTTGGGCTTTTTTCCGGTTCCGGCAGGCTGCGCATTGCCTCCGCATCCTTCCCTGCCGGCATTCCTTCTTCCTTTGTGGCCGAAGGTGGAGGCACTGTTGAATATTATACCTCAGGAAATTTTCAGCTTCCCTCAACCCAACAAACCTATAACCATCTGATACTGAATCTTGATAACCCCGGCAGTATTGCCTGGACGATGACCAATCTCACCATCAACGGCAAGCTGGAGGTTCGTAAAGGCACCTTCCGCATCTGCGATGAAAACATGGCTCCTGCGGCCGACAACCGGCTCATTATTGATGTAAAAGGGGATGTTATTGTTCAGAGCGAAGGCCGGATCACAGTAGGAAATTCACCGACCAACACCACGAACCTTCCGGCCGGTTTCGGTGGTTCCCCGCCATATACATCCGGGAACGATACCATGAAATCAGGCTATATGCCCGGGGCACTGGTTACAAGATACTACGACATTTACCATAAGGTTTACATTGGCGGCAGTCTGATCAATAACGGAATTGTTCGGTTCATGGGCAGTCAGGTTACCATACCAAACTTCACCACGCTTACGCAATACGGTGCAGCCACAGTAAGGTTTTACGGAAGCAACCATGCCCGGCTGGTCTGCAACGGGCCTACGGACTTTTATAATCTCATCGTTGATAAAGGAGTTGACCAGACGTACGAACTGGTGGTCGACGCGGCCAATCACACCTATTTCAGGCTTTTCGGGCGAAATGACCTTCGCGGACTTAACGGAGGAACTGCTTCAGGAAACGGAACCCCCGAACTCAGAAAAGCTTTGTGGATTAAAAACGGCACCCTGAGGCTCACAGGGCATACAACCATTGCCAGTCTTTCAGAAGGCATTGACGGAACCGATACCCCAAATGCTGACTTTTATGTCCCCACCACTGCGGCTTTCATCATCGATGGTCCGGACGTTCTGGTGCTTGCAACCGCCGACAACTACCGCGAAGTGAACGTCGCATGGGGTTTCAATGAATCCGGCAACACCTTTAATGTGGATAATTCAGGAGCCATTTCTTCCTTCTCCATTTACGGAAAATTCCAGATCAACGACGGGTATATGTCGTGCCGGAAATCAGGAGGGTTCATATTCTGGTCGCTGGCCAGCGGTGAATTTATCGTCAACGGCGGTTACCTTGATGCCAAGCAGTTCCGTTCGGCTCACACCGGAACAGGAATAGCCTCGTTCATCATGAACGGGGGTACTATGGTACTCCGCGGCCGTTATGACCAGAACGTCACCGGAGTTAGCTCTCTTGCTGATCTCCGGACCGTTCCCATTGATTATAGTTCCACCAGCACTGGCATGCTCCAGGGTTCGCGCGGAACCTTCAACCTGGCCAGCACAGCCAACCACTTTTCCATGACAAAAGGAAACATTTACCTTCA
The DNA window shown above is from Bacteroidales bacterium and carries:
- a CDS encoding nitroreductase, coding for MENFLELARLRYSCRNFQPRAVDEKDLMKVLEAGRIAPSAANLQPWYFIVVREQEQLKRVKACYHRTWIESAPCVIVICGDHGRSWKRDDGKDHCDIDVAIAVDHMTLAAADAGLGTCWVCKFDAVRCAEILSLPSHIEPVVLLPLGYPADQADPERHATARKKLADIVRFEKF
- a CDS encoding LysE family translocator, which gives rise to MTWFLPWFGLMFPLAFSAGPNNLMCASCGAAYGFRKTLPLILGINTIIALYSIMAGTGIGELFIHNPWLMKYFRIAGCIYILWLAYGFFRAGMKKDNTVTVQSPGYFTGIVISALNPKLIFALILMYSQFFNPSGKLAHQVVVLTIAVVLLSASAHVVWTMAGNFLSLLLRTDRMQKVQYFFYGSMLVLVAFWLIL